The region CCACGACCTCTATCTCTAGATTCTGTCACTTCACCTTCGTGTATGTTAGCTCTTAGCTCACGACCATTGCGCTCTGCAGAGTTGAGTTTTTCCATTTGAGGAGCCACTTCTTCTTTTACATCCATAAAAGAGTGAGCGCCATCCAAAACGATACGACCTATGTCATTACCAGTTATTCCAGTAACATCACAAACAAAGCCTAATAAAGCTCCTTTGTTCATTTCATCTTTACGACCTAAATTAATGAAGTAGGTTTTCATTCCTTCTTCTTTACCTCTAGACCTTGGTTTTCTCTCGCGGTATTCACCACTATCTTCACGACCTTTAGAATGGTCATTAAGATCAGTAATCGAATTGCGTTTATAAATAGAGTTAAATTCTTTAGTTAAGAATTTACCTATTAATTCATCTTTAGTAACATCTTCAAGACTTGCTTTTACTTCTTCAAAAAGCTCATCAGTAATTTTTTCATTTACTGTTTGTGCTTTTAAATTTTCAGTCCATCTACCGATACGTTTCTGTGTAATCGCTTCTAAAGCAGGAATTTCTCCTCTATCAAATTTGATAGAAAGTTTACTCTCCATGTACTTTAATTTACGCATATCACCTTTAGTAATTAAGGCAATAGATTCTCCTTTTTTACCTGCACGAGCGGTACGACCAGAACGGTGAGCATAAAATTCAGGATCATCTGGTAAAGCAAAGTGAATAACATGTGTTATATCTTCTACATCAATACCACGAGCGGCAACATCTGTTGCTATCAATAATTTTAGATTTTTATTTCTAAAACGTTTCATGGCTGCATCACGTTGTGCTTGAGACATGTCTCCATGGAGTGCTTCTGTAGAATAACCATTGTTATTGAGCTCATCAGCGACTTGTTGTGTATCTCTTTTTGTACGACAGAAAACCACACCAAACATATCTTGATCAAAATCCAACATTCTTCTTAAAGCTTCGGTTTTATCACGTGCTTTTAATTGAACATATTGGTGAGAGATATTGGTATTTACAATTTCCTCGCGGTTGATACGCACCTCTTCAGGATTTTTCATGTAGGTATCTACAATCTTCTTGATTTCCTTTGCCATAGTAGCAGAGAATAACCAGATATTGCGACCTACGTCTGTTTTAGAAAGGATAAAGTCAATGTCTTCACGGAAACCCATGTTCAACATCTCATCTGCTTCATCAAGAATCAAAAACTTCAACGCATCGAGTTTGATCTCGCGGCGTTTCATAAGATCCATAAGACGTCCTGGAGTCGCCACAATTACTTGTGCTCCACGTCTGATGTCTTTGATTTGGCCCATGATGTTTGCTCCTCCAAAAACGGGTACGACATTAAGTCTTCCCATTTTTTGAGACATCGCTTCTATCTGACGACAAATTTGTTGTGCTAGTTCGCGCGTTGGGGCAAGGATTAATGCCTGCGTGTCTTTTGAGCTGGTATCCATTAGCTCTAGTAACGGTATACCGAAAGCTGCTGTTTTCCCTGTACCGGTCTGCGCCAGACCTATAAAATCTCCATCGTGCTTCAGCAAGATTGGAATAGCTTGCTGTTGAATGTCTGTTGGATTCACAAATCCCATTTCAGCAAGGCCGTCTAATAACGGCTGAGTAAGCCCTAAGGCTTCAAAATTTTTCAAATAACTGTTTTTAAATATTTTGCAAAAATACAACTTTAATATGAAATAGTTATCATATATATATTTAGGACGTTAAATAACTCTATTATAGGCTGATATTACCCCTTTTTAAAAGTATGAGGCGGCGTTTTTCTAGCTATTAGTTCCCTTTTACGCTTGACAGAATTGCATTATATAAAGACAGCATTTTTATAACAGAATAAAAGTTTATGGTCAAGCGAGTTGTTTTGAAAAACTGGACTGCTCCATTTTTCTGAGCTTGATACCGAAAAGGAATCAGCTTATCCAGGATCGCTAAGCAATCTCCCTAGCTGTCTTTATTAGAGAAGGTTTATAAAAACTTATTCTGCAAACTCGGTAAACTCAGTAATGTTTTTTCTTTCAGGTAAAGCTACTACTGCCTGGTTATCGTAAGTCCCTAAATAGAAAAAGCCCAAGAATTCCTCTCCTTCTGCTACGTTAATATGCTGGAAATCGGACATATTCACAAAGTCTTTTGGCGAGCTCCAGTAACAACCGTAGCCTAAGTCATGAGTAGTCAACCACATGTTTTGAACACTCATGCTAACTGCGGCTATTTCTTCCCATTCTGGAATGGATTCTTTTTTATCTCTATGTTTAAAAATAAGCAGCATCGCACTGGTAACGGCTAGTTTTTCTTGTAGCTTTTTTAATTTTATAGAAAGTGGTTTTCCAGTGGTTTTCACAAACTGATCTCCCATAAAAACGCCCAAATCAGTCAAGGCATTTCCTTGCAGGACTTTGTAGCGCCAAGGTTCTGTTTTTTTATGGTTGGGTGCCCATCTGGCGCTTTCTAAAATTTTTAAAATATCATCTTGAGGAATTTCTCCACCTGTATATTGGGAAGGAAACACGCTGCGACGGGTCTGGATCAATTGTTCTAAGCTCTTTTTCATGTTTTAAAGATACTAGTTGTTTCGCTTTCGCGAAAGCGGAATCCACCTACATATCACAAAAATCAACAACTTTATCGCAGTAAGCTATCTGCTTATGATCCTTTCACACCTAGGAAGAAGAGGAACTGTCTTTAAGCCAACTCCACTACTTGCCCTCATGTCAATCATAATGAGTGGTTTATGTCGTTTAAATTATAAAGCTGCATACCTATTGAAGGCTTCTTTAAGATATTTTGTAATGTTATCTTTACTCGCAAGACTCACCGCCTAAAATCTTTTATGAAACTCACTTTACAACTTGCTGCTATTTACAATCTTATTTGGGGAGCTTGGGTCGTAATATTTCCCAACCATTTTTTTGAACTGGTAGGTATGGAACCGCTCAACCATCCTATGGTATGGCAAGGAATGGGAATGGTCATAGGTGTTTATGGATTAGGGTACTGGTGGGCGAGCTACAATCCTATGAAGCACTGGCCTATTGTAGCCGTTGGTTTTTTAGGGAAGATATTTGGCCCTTTAGGCTTTTTGTTCAACTATGTTCAGGATATTGTTCCTTTTGAATTTATTTTTACCTTGATCACCAATGATTTTATCTGGTGGATCCCTTTTTTCTTGATTCTTAAAAAAGTACATACCGACTATAAATGGAAGCTTACTTAAAAAGTGTCATTACCTAATTAGAGTGAGGTAATGGATTATTTTACAAGTTTGAACCGCTGACCTAGAAAACAAATACATGAAGAAAAAAGCGCTTTTATATAGTTTTATAGTTCTCTATACTATTGCTGGAATCATGCATTTTGTGACTCCAGAGGTTTACTTAGAGGTCATTCCGGACTGGTTGGGAAATAAGTTATGGATCAATTATGCAGCAGGAGTTGCAGAGCTGGTAGTTGCTGGATTAGCTCTTTTTCCTAAAACTCGCAGGATAGCGGGAATAAGCACAATAGCCATGCTCCTGGCCTTCTCTATTTCTCATGTATATTTTTTACAGAACGACAGTTGTGCAGGAGACTTTTGTATACCGTCTTGGATAGGCTGGCTGCGTCTTGTGATCATACATCCTTTATTGATCTATTGGGCTTGGAAAATATCTCGTTTATGAATTATTTAGATCTTTTACAGCTTTTGGTAGATTTTGGACTCGTAGTTCTTATCTGGATCGTACAACTTATCATTTATCCTAGTTTTCTCTATTACAATAGCAATACCCTAAGCAAGTGGCATAAAACTTATACAGGCAGAATTACGATTATCGTGGCCCCACTAATGATTGCTCAAATTGCAATAGCTGCCTACTTATTGCTGACCAAAGGCACATTTGCCATTCCTGAGATCATGGCTTTGATCTTCATTGCTGTGAATTGGCTGATCACCATGTTCGTTTTTATTCCCTTACACGAGCAGATTGATACGGATTCAGATGATCGCAAAGTACAGCAACGACTGGTTCACTTGAACTGGTGGAGAGTTTTGTTGTTCTGTTTGATATTTTTGGTGCATGCGATCAGTTTTATGACAATGGACTTCCTAAATATCTAAAAACTTAAGCAAAGCTAGTTTTAGGTCATTTCGTTTTATTTAGGTGCTTTATTGAACAAATCTCAAGGGGATTGCCTCAATTTCCAACAAAAAAAGCCACCTGTATTCACTTTGAGAATTTTATTATTCTTAAAAGTATAGCAAGACAGCCACCAGTGACAGATAGGATTTAATAAGTATTGCTAGAGTTGATGAAAAACACTAATCACCAGTTGTCCTTTACTAGTGGAAGGTGTGATCTCTCGCATATAGCCGACTTGAAATTTAAAAGAGGCATTCCATTGGTAGCCTAAACCTGCAAAAGCCCAGTTGCGATCAAAATACTCCACAGTTCCTTTACCTGTATTGGTTTGCCCATTGATAAACAGCTCGTTCCACAAGGCGGCATATAGGGTTTGGTCTGTAATGGTTTTACGGTGAAGCGGTACATTAAGGAATAAGGTATAGCGGAAACGCGTTCTAAAATCTTGACCTTTTACAAAGCGCTCTTCTATTCTTATACGATGTTTGAGTTCCAAACGGCTGTTCACTTTACTTTCAAACCAAAGATCTTGATGCAATCGGTGCTCTGTAGTGGTATCATCTGCTGCACCGAAGGGCTGACCCGTAAAATAGCCATAACCTGCATGCACATCGATGGCGGTATTTGCTGGTTGATAAGAAACTGCAGCACGAGCTATAAATTGCTGGAAGTCAGCTCCTATTTTATAGGTACGGTATTGAAAATCTCCAGCGATGGCCCATCGGTTAGCTAGTGGTGTTTTATAGAGGTATTGGGACCATAAACCGGTCTCCCTAATTTTTGTTTGTGACTGACAGTAGACACCTGACAGGATAAGAACTAAGAATAAAAACTTAAGATTCATAAAAAATATTTAAAGGCAAGAAGGAGGCGCTACTCTTTCTTTTATGGTGTATGGTGGTGCAAAGATGTTATTTTTTTTTCATTATTTGTTGTGCCTTTACGGGCTTACTTTAGAGGGGTTATCGTCATTATCCTAAGGTTTATATACGACAAGATGGTTCCACTTGTAACAAAAAAGCTATTATAGCGACTAATGTTGAGTGGAGAAAGTCGCGCTATTACTAGCCTGCTAAGCTGTCAGAAAAAGCTGTTTTGGTATGATTTTTGCTACTAGTTTATCATCTGACAAAGGATGTCAGGTCATTAATTTTTAATCTTTATTATTTAAATGAGACAACTCAAAATCACCAAACAGGTTACAAACCGTGAATCAAAATCGCTGGACAAGTACCTACAAGACATCTCTAAGATTGATTTAATCACAGCAGAGGAAGAAGTGGAACTGGCACAGCGCATTAAGAAAGGTGATCAGAGAGCTCTTGAGAAGTTGACTACTGCAAACTTACGTTTTGTGGTATCTGTTGCCAAGCAGTATCAAAATCAAGGGCTTAAGCTTCCCGATCTCATAAATGAAGGTAATGCCGGACTCGTAAAGGCTGCAAAAAGATTTGATGAGACACGTGGTTTTAAATTCATCTCCTACGCGGTATGGTGGATACGCCAGTCCATTCTTCAAGCACTAGCAGAGCAGTCACGTATCGTGCGACTTCCATTGAACAAGATTGGTTCCATTAACAAGATTAACAAGGCTTTTTCTCATCTTGAGCAATTGCATGAGCGTCCACCTTCTCCAGAAGAACTTGCAAAAGAACTGGATATGACGGTAAGCGATGTAAAGCAATCCCTTAAGAATGCAGGTCGTCACGTATCCATGGATGCGCCTCTTAAAGAAGGAGAGACTTCTAACCTATACGACGTTGTACGTAGTGGTGAGTCTCCTAATCCTGATAGAGAACTAATGCATGAATCTTTAACACTGGAGATCACACGTGCCTTAGAGACTTTATCTCAAAAAGAAGCAGACGTGATTTCTCTATATTTCGGTATTGGAAATCAACAACCTATGAGTCTGGAAGAAATAGGCGAAACCTTTGACCTTACTCGTGAGCGCGTGCGTCAGATCAAGGAAAAAGGAATCAAAAGACTACGTCAGAATTCGAGAAGTAAGATCCTTAAATCATATTTAGGATAGAACTATTTTCCTAAAGTGAATATACAAAGCACTTCCTTTTTAAGGAGGTGCTTTTTTTTTGAAAAGTATTTGTTGATGATCTAACTTTCTTTAGACTATAGAAAATACAAGCCTAATCCAACCGTTTATAGTTTTGTTTTCTGATTAGCAGTATCTAAAAATCATTTATTAGAATTTGTAGGAACATGCCATTTGTTACTGAGCTTATTTCCCCTTGTTTTCAACGAATAAAATCTCCACTTCTTTTTACCCCATTCCATGGTGGGTTTTTTATCTAGATACCTATAGACATCTATTTTCTTTTCCAACGTTTGTTTCTTTTACCCTTGACTATAAAAGAACCTTCTAACGCCTGAATTTCAACTTCTGCTTTTCCCCTAAACCTAAACTTTCAAGTCAGGGTATACTGCCATAGCTTTTACGCCAGGTACCAACAGGTACCAAGCTGCAGTACCCCGCTACAAGAGCTTTATTTCCTTTTTTAGAGGGGCTTTCAACAGACCTACAAGCTGAAGCGGTTGCTGTTATGGTGGTAGTGTCGTTTGGTATGTTTCTTTACAAGCTGCACGTACTATTAAAATACTCCGTAAAACTAGGGTGTTGAAGTACCTCTATCTATTCATAAGTTAGAGAACTCAAATCAAGTGATTTTTGCAATGCCCACCTTAGCTTGTTGCGTATTATTTTTTAGGCCTTTGTTTTTTACATAACAATTTGAAAATCATATGGTTAAAATTTAGTAACTTCATCGGTTCGTTTACTCACAAATTTATACGCCATGCAAGAACCTACTATTTACTTTAAAAAAAGCCGCCTTCAACGACAGGACATTGTTGTCTTAGAGTTTCAATACAGTGCCCCCATTTATACTTTTTTAAAATCCAGCGGATTGGTGTTGTGGAGTGATCAATTGCATAAATGGTATCTTGTTTATGATCGGGATCAGCTCAACACTCTTTATACACAATTGAAACAACAGCATTTCTTAGTCAATATCAAAGCTGCCCTTCCTCCTATGGAGACCAACAAAGGTTTTAACTTTCACAACCTTACTATGTACAAGGACTACC is a window of Nonlabens sp. MB-3u-79 DNA encoding:
- a CDS encoding DEAD/DEAH box helicase, whose translation is MKNFEALGLTQPLLDGLAEMGFVNPTDIQQQAIPILLKHDGDFIGLAQTGTGKTAAFGIPLLELMDTSSKDTQALILAPTRELAQQICRQIEAMSQKMGRLNVVPVFGGANIMGQIKDIRRGAQVIVATPGRLMDLMKRREIKLDALKFLILDEADEMLNMGFREDIDFILSKTDVGRNIWLFSATMAKEIKKIVDTYMKNPEEVRINREEIVNTNISHQYVQLKARDKTEALRRMLDFDQDMFGVVFCRTKRDTQQVADELNNNGYSTEALHGDMSQAQRDAAMKRFRNKNLKLLIATDVAARGIDVEDITHVIHFALPDDPEFYAHRSGRTARAGKKGESIALITKGDMRKLKYMESKLSIKFDRGEIPALEAITQKRIGRWTENLKAQTVNEKITDELFEEVKASLEDVTKDELIGKFLTKEFNSIYKRNSITDLNDHSKGREDSGEYRERKPRSRGKEEGMKTYFINLGRKDEMNKGALLGFVCDVTGITGNDIGRIVLDGAHSFMDVKEEVAPQMEKLNSAERNGRELRANIHEGEVTESRDRGRGGRDGGGRDSGRGRSGGGGYKGNRDSNSSGGYKGNRDSDSGSGGGFKGRRSDGGGSSPRGRRDDDSSSGGGFKGRSSRSNDDSSSSTGGFKSRESRPKREDSGSSDSSGEKKGSRSKFFGSKWD
- a CDS encoding nitroreductase, which produces MKKSLEQLIQTRRSVFPSQYTGGEIPQDDILKILESARWAPNHKKTEPWRYKVLQGNALTDLGVFMGDQFVKTTGKPLSIKLKKLQEKLAVTSAMLLIFKHRDKKESIPEWEEIAAVSMSVQNMWLTTHDLGYGCYWSSPKDFVNMSDFQHINVAEGEEFLGFFYLGTYDNQAVVALPERKNITEFTEFAE
- a CDS encoding alkyl hydroperoxide reductase; amino-acid sequence: MKLTLQLAAIYNLIWGAWVVIFPNHFFELVGMEPLNHPMVWQGMGMVIGVYGLGYWWASYNPMKHWPIVAVGFLGKIFGPLGFLFNYVQDIVPFEFIFTLITNDFIWWIPFFLILKKVHTDYKWKLT
- a CDS encoding MauE/DoxX family redox-associated membrane protein; the encoded protein is MKKKALLYSFIVLYTIAGIMHFVTPEVYLEVIPDWLGNKLWINYAAGVAELVVAGLALFPKTRRIAGISTIAMLLAFSISHVYFLQNDSCAGDFCIPSWIGWLRLVIIHPLLIYWAWKISRL
- a CDS encoding DUF1772 domain-containing protein: MNYLDLLQLLVDFGLVVLIWIVQLIIYPSFLYYNSNTLSKWHKTYTGRITIIVAPLMIAQIAIAAYLLLTKGTFAIPEIMALIFIAVNWLITMFVFIPLHEQIDTDSDDRKVQQRLVHLNWWRVLLFCLIFLVHAISFMTMDFLNI
- a CDS encoding DUF2490 domain-containing protein — translated: MNLKFLFLVLILSGVYCQSQTKIRETGLWSQYLYKTPLANRWAIAGDFQYRTYKIGADFQQFIARAAVSYQPANTAIDVHAGYGYFTGQPFGAADDTTTEHRLHQDLWFESKVNSRLELKHRIRIEERFVKGQDFRTRFRYTLFLNVPLHRKTITDQTLYAALWNELFINGQTNTGKGTVEYFDRNWAFAGLGYQWNASFKFQVGYMREITPSTSKGQLVISVFHQL
- a CDS encoding RNA polymerase sigma factor RpoD/SigA yields the protein MRQLKITKQVTNRESKSLDKYLQDISKIDLITAEEEVELAQRIKKGDQRALEKLTTANLRFVVSVAKQYQNQGLKLPDLINEGNAGLVKAAKRFDETRGFKFISYAVWWIRQSILQALAEQSRIVRLPLNKIGSINKINKAFSHLEQLHERPPSPEELAKELDMTVSDVKQSLKNAGRHVSMDAPLKEGETSNLYDVVRSGESPNPDRELMHESLTLEITRALETLSQKEADVISLYFGIGNQQPMSLEEIGETFDLTRERVRQIKEKGIKRLRQNSRSKILKSYLG